Proteins encoded by one window of Lepeophtheirus salmonis chromosome 3, UVic_Lsal_1.4, whole genome shotgun sequence:
- the LOC121114619 gene encoding uncharacterized protein has translation MKKCCFCLTLINGVRSIGAILFTLTLTIFVFYLVFIEYVRLRVLENLYGIIPCSQPRIDIIIDSLFEYSLLANTLLLIVCTTGCTRWLLVPWLTIYALDILTLIAISMYLFIFPMPLISENRMEHSLLRGIGLIPLLLAVALTYCWMVVRALYTEMNESGTNDNAPSASMGPVSTNNNSPKICCPLKLRMGVQILGGILTIVSLNLLIAHYLKLDDVIADKYERLFGEKPAARIQVMISSSIVLCIFVNILVIFGGSGGRWRRALLLPWLIVYGFIIMGAIGAHQWFTTLCWVEEKVYGLVCLITGFLGLVLWTLVWLVAAEASEKPKLLIARNPLGFQRL, from the exons atGAAGAAATGTTGTTTTTGTCTAACACTTATTAATGGAGTTCGCTCCATTGGAGCCATTCTCTTTACTCTAACCCTCACGATCTTTGTGTTCTACTTAGTGTTTATCGAATATGTACGTCTCAGAGTGTTGGAGAACTTATACGGGATAATTCCTTGTAGTCAACCGCGGATCGACATCATCATTGATTCCCTCTTTGAATATTCGCTCCTTGCCAACACTTTACTTCTAATTGTTTGCACAACAGGATGCACAAGATGGCTACTGGTTCCTTGGCTCACAATCTATGCCCTGGACATCCTCACTCTTATTGCAATCTCcatgtatttattcatatttccgATGCCACTCATTTCGGAGAATCGAATGGAACATTCTCTCCTTCGTGGTATTGGCCTCATTCCACTTCTACTAGCCGTAGCCTTAACATATTGCTGGATGGTCGTGAGGGCCTTGTATACGGAAATGAATGAATCTGGGACCAACGATAATGCTCCATCTGCTTCCATGGGCCCCGTGTCCACGAATAACAATAGTCCAAAAATCTGTTGTCCACTAAAGCTTCGAATGGGGGTCCAAATCCTAGGAGGGATCCTCACAATTGTCAGTCTAAACTTACTTATTGCTCACTACTTGAAACTGGATGACGTCATTGCGGATAAATATGAAagactttttggagaaaaacctGCTGCAAGGATCCAG GTTATGATATCAAGCTCCAtagttttatgtatatttgtcaACATTCTCGTCATTTTTGGAGGCTCTGGAGGACGATGGAGACGTGCTCTTCTCTTGCCCTGGCTCATTGTCTATGGATTTATCATCATGGGTGCCATTGGGGCTCACCAATGGTTCACAACCCTATGTTGGGTTGAGGAAAAGGTTTATGGACTGGTTTGTCTCATTACAGGATTCTTAGGACTTGTTCTATGGACCCTTGTATGGCTCGTTGCTGCAGAAGCGTCTGAGAAGCCCAAATTACTCATAGCACGGAACCCTTTAGGATTTCAGAGACTGTAA